One segment of Pontibacter akesuensis DNA contains the following:
- a CDS encoding anti-sigma factor: MVNQEEYIASGILELYAAGALSPAEQQEVEQVAAASPEVRYALDEALVAMEGYARAHAVTPNPALKNRIIQQIEDQQLEREAMAAEVRPLYGEQESSPYKWMFAASITLFLLSGVLSFYFYSRWQTAENRLAQAEAQEQLLAQNFNTVSQRVAQQERLVRLLRDENYRPVKLQGVEAHPEANAIVYWNPSQQNVFIDQGQLPAPPAGRQYQLWALLDGKPIDAGMLQQDAQANLQQMKQVGAAQAFAITLEPEGGSVNPTMEQLYVLGEVQS, from the coding sequence TAACCAAGAAGAGTACATAGCGTCCGGAATACTTGAACTGTATGCCGCCGGCGCCTTAAGCCCTGCAGAGCAGCAGGAGGTAGAGCAGGTGGCCGCAGCTTCGCCTGAGGTGCGTTACGCCTTAGATGAGGCGCTCGTTGCCATGGAAGGGTATGCCCGCGCCCATGCCGTTACACCGAATCCTGCCTTAAAAAATCGCATCATACAACAAATAGAAGACCAGCAGCTGGAAAGAGAAGCCATGGCTGCTGAGGTGCGTCCACTATACGGGGAGCAGGAAAGCTCGCCTTATAAGTGGATGTTTGCGGCCAGCATTACCCTGTTTCTGCTTTCGGGGGTCTTGAGCTTTTATTTTTACAGCAGGTGGCAAACCGCTGAAAACCGCCTGGCCCAGGCTGAGGCGCAGGAGCAGCTGCTGGCGCAGAACTTTAATACGGTGTCGCAGCGTGTGGCGCAGCAGGAGCGGCTGGTGCGCTTGCTGCGCGATGAGAATTACCGCCCCGTAAAACTGCAGGGCGTGGAGGCGCACCCAGAGGCAAACGCCATTGTGTACTGGAACCCAAGCCAGCAGAATGTGTTTATCGACCAGGGGCAGTTGCCTGCTCCACCGGCAGGGCGCCAGTACCAACTATGGGCGCTGCTAGATGGCAAGCCCATCGATGCCGGTATGTTGCAGCAGGATGCTCAGGCGAACCTGCAGCAAATGAAGCAGGTTGGTGCGGCACAGGCCTTTGCCATTACGCTGGAGCCAGAGGGCGGCAGTGTGAATCCGACCATGGAGCAACTGTATGTACTGGGCGAAGTGCAGTCATAA
- a CDS encoding rhodanese-like domain-containing protein, translated as MKKHLVLLAIMWLPLLQACGQAPDKAYALMLKGLYNNTVPVVAPTDLYSILASEEKKPLLLDTRQLAEYKVSHLAGARFANYDTFEATQLKNLPKDHPIVVYCSVGYRSEQVGEKLRKAGFTNVQNLYGGIFGWVNQGYPVYDSEGKTTKVHAYSRAWGVWLKKGEKVYDK; from the coding sequence TTGAAGAAACACCTCGTACTGTTGGCAATCATGTGGCTTCCGTTGCTGCAGGCCTGCGGCCAGGCGCCGGATAAGGCGTATGCACTGATGCTGAAAGGGCTTTACAACAATACCGTGCCGGTTGTCGCACCAACAGACCTGTACTCCATACTTGCCTCTGAAGAAAAAAAGCCCCTGCTGCTGGACACGCGCCAGCTGGCTGAGTACAAGGTGAGCCATCTCGCTGGCGCCAGGTTTGCAAACTACGATACGTTTGAGGCCACTCAATTAAAAAATCTTCCAAAGGACCATCCTATTGTTGTGTACTGCTCTGTGGGCTACCGAAGTGAGCAGGTAGGGGAGAAACTAAGAAAGGCAGGGTTCACAAATGTACAAAACCTGTACGGCGGGATCTTTGGATGGGTAAACCAAGGCTATCCCGTTTATGATTCCGAAGGAAAGACTACGAAAGTGCACGCTTACTCCAGAGCATGGGGCGTGTGGTTGAAAAAAGGGGAGAAAGTGTATGACAAGTAA
- a CDS encoding TIGR04282 family arsenosugar biosynthesis glycosyltransferase — translation MTSKKLLLLFVRNPELGKVKTRLAATVGDEKALEIYMKLLQHTRDVTEALPVHKRVYYADKVTANDLWPNDIYQKEVQPAGDLGHKMQAAFAEGFADGYTSIVIIGSDCLQLTQQTVEEAYQQLEKQEVVVGPARDGGYYLLGMNCLHPQLFQNKRWSTAHVFPDTLQDLEQLELSYALLPVLSDIDYAEDLNEELLR, via the coding sequence ATGACAAGTAAAAAACTCCTGCTGCTGTTTGTCCGCAACCCAGAACTGGGCAAGGTAAAGACACGTCTGGCGGCTACTGTCGGCGATGAAAAGGCACTGGAAATTTACATGAAACTGCTGCAGCATACCCGTGATGTAACCGAAGCACTGCCGGTGCATAAACGGGTATATTATGCAGATAAAGTAACCGCAAACGATCTCTGGCCAAACGATATCTATCAAAAGGAAGTGCAGCCAGCAGGGGATCTGGGCCATAAAATGCAGGCTGCCTTTGCCGAGGGTTTCGCCGATGGCTATACTTCTATTGTGATCATCGGGAGTGACTGCCTGCAGCTGACGCAGCAAACTGTGGAAGAGGCATACCAGCAGCTGGAGAAGCAGGAAGTGGTGGTTGGCCCTGCGAGGGATGGCGGCTATTACCTGTTGGGCATGAACTGCCTGCACCCGCAACTCTTCCAGAACAAGCGCTGGAGCACGGCACACGTTTTCCCCGATACCCTACAAGACCTGGAGCAACTGGAACTAAGCTATGCACTGCTTCCTGTACTCTCGGACATAGATTATGCCGAGGATCTTAACGAGGAATTGCTGCGGTAG
- a CDS encoding DUF2461 domain-containing protein gives MHIIQPSTLSFLSDLAEHNTREWFGEHKQRYDAARKDFICFLDELLQEVQLFEPAAHNQQGKDLVFRIYRDVRFSNDKRPYKDHFGAYITEGGRKSTLPGYYLHLAGKNQSFVAGGLWYPPADQLKAVRQELDYNLEEFKAIVEAKEFTSRFGAVQGEQLKTTPKGYDKENPAIHYLRFKSWNGIMPLSDETVLSAGFMQEVVNAFKALKPLNDFLVQPLKDMGKAE, from the coding sequence ATGCATATCATACAGCCAAGTACCCTTTCCTTTCTGTCTGACCTTGCCGAGCACAACACGCGCGAGTGGTTTGGTGAGCACAAGCAGCGCTACGATGCCGCACGCAAAGATTTTATCTGTTTTCTGGATGAACTGCTGCAGGAAGTGCAGTTGTTTGAGCCTGCCGCCCACAACCAGCAGGGAAAAGACCTCGTGTTTCGGATTTACCGCGATGTGCGCTTCTCGAATGACAAGCGGCCTTACAAAGATCATTTTGGCGCTTATATCACGGAGGGCGGGCGCAAGTCTACACTACCGGGCTACTACCTGCACCTGGCTGGCAAGAACCAGTCTTTTGTGGCAGGTGGCCTTTGGTACCCGCCAGCAGACCAATTAAAAGCCGTGCGGCAGGAGCTGGACTATAATCTGGAGGAGTTTAAGGCGATTGTGGAGGCAAAGGAGTTCACCAGCCGCTTTGGCGCGGTGCAGGGAGAGCAACTGAAAACCACGCCGAAAGGCTACGACAAAGAAAACCCGGCCATACATTACCTGCGCTTCAAAAGCTGGAACGGCATCATGCCGCTTTCGGACGAAACGGTGCTAAGTGCAGGTTTTATGCAGGAAGTGGTAAATGCCTTTAAAGCCCTGAAGCCCCTGAACGATTTTCTGGTTCAGCCGCTAAAGGATATGGGTAAAGCGGAGTAG
- a CDS encoding pseudouridine synthase, giving the protein MPHRHFILNKPYGYVSQFVTNHKRKKLLRDIYDFPEGTMAIGRLDEDSEGLLLLTTDGKMSEQVRSKQVEKEYYAQVDGLITEEALERLQQPVEIGLSGEKYETRPCKADILTPAPSFPERSRKIRDERHGPTSWVSITVTEGKNRQVRKMTAAVGFPTLRLIRVRIGHTHLGDLAVGGVKEVDAFDLN; this is encoded by the coding sequence ATGCCACACCGCCACTTTATTTTAAACAAGCCTTATGGGTATGTCAGCCAGTTTGTGACTAACCATAAAAGGAAGAAGCTGCTGCGTGATATCTATGATTTTCCGGAAGGCACGATGGCCATTGGACGGCTGGATGAGGACAGCGAGGGTCTGCTCCTGCTGACAACAGATGGAAAAATGAGCGAACAGGTACGGAGCAAGCAGGTGGAGAAAGAGTACTATGCTCAGGTAGACGGGCTCATAACGGAAGAAGCACTGGAGCGGCTGCAGCAGCCGGTTGAGATTGGCTTGAGCGGCGAGAAGTATGAAACCAGGCCCTGTAAAGCCGACATACTTACACCTGCCCCTAGCTTTCCAGAGCGCAGCCGCAAGATCAGGGACGAGCGCCACGGGCCCACCAGCTGGGTTTCCATTACCGTAACGGAGGGCAAGAACAGGCAGGTCCGAAAAATGACCGCTGCCGTTGGTTTCCCGACACTGCGCCTGATCCGGGTGCGCATCGGGCACACGCACCTGGGCGACTTGGCCGTGGGCGGAGTGAAAGAGGTGGATGCTTTTGATTTGAACTGA
- a CDS encoding S41 family peptidase has protein sequence MKKSFLLLLTFFSTAFYQLYAQSDSLTAYVTEALAIMKANSVNKKTVDWESVYAGALEKTASARTIRDTYPIISAALAQLKDRHSGFYPPEDIEAYKQGYRAMGMEFPSPQFRMIDNKYAYLQIPAFAAINLEEQREYAASIQAAIKHLDKQKPEGWIIDLRQNDGGMSSPMTAGIGPFVEKDKSVGWLDADGKSTYWIYKKGKVFEDDKLVFDMKAKPYKVKSRRKPVAVLIGKNTSSSGEVVTTSFVGRPNTKLIGTNTQGLTSANNEHELSDGAYLVVTEGNYIDRNNKEYAKIGEGIAPDIRLENLTKDAAENERLYLEAAKEFISKGTK, from the coding sequence ATGAAAAAATCATTCCTCCTACTCCTCACATTCTTTTCCACAGCTTTCTATCAGCTTTACGCCCAATCAGACTCGCTCACCGCTTATGTCACCGAAGCGCTTGCTATTATGAAGGCCAACTCGGTTAATAAAAAAACTGTTGATTGGGAAAGCGTTTATGCAGGCGCATTGGAGAAAACCGCCTCAGCGCGAACTATCAGAGACACCTATCCCATTATTTCCGCTGCGCTAGCACAACTCAAGGACCGCCATTCCGGCTTTTATCCGCCAGAAGACATAGAAGCCTACAAGCAGGGCTACAGAGCCATGGGCATGGAGTTTCCCAGTCCCCAGTTCAGAATGATCGACAACAAATACGCCTACCTTCAAATCCCGGCTTTTGCCGCCATAAACCTCGAAGAGCAGCGGGAGTACGCTGCTTCCATACAGGCAGCCATCAAGCACCTGGACAAGCAGAAGCCCGAAGGCTGGATAATAGACCTGCGTCAAAACGATGGCGGTATGTCTTCACCCATGACGGCTGGCATAGGGCCTTTCGTTGAGAAAGACAAAAGCGTGGGTTGGCTAGACGCAGATGGTAAAAGCACCTACTGGATTTATAAAAAGGGAAAGGTGTTTGAAGATGACAAGCTTGTTTTCGACATGAAAGCAAAGCCATATAAAGTCAAAAGCAGAAGAAAGCCAGTGGCAGTCCTAATCGGCAAAAACACTTCAAGTTCTGGTGAGGTTGTAACCACTTCCTTTGTCGGCAGACCTAATACTAAGCTGATCGGCACAAACACCCAGGGCTTGACCTCGGCCAACAACGAGCATGAGTTATCTGACGGAGCATACCTTGTGGTAACGGAAGGCAATTATATAGATCGCAACAACAAGGAGTACGCTAAAATAGGCGAAGGCATTGCACCAGACATCAGGCTGGAAAACCTGACAAAAGACGCGGCTGAAAACGAAAGGCTATACTTGGAAGCGGCCAAAGAATTCATCAGCAAGGGCACGAAGTAA